From a single Carcharodon carcharias isolate sCarCar2 chromosome 4, sCarCar2.pri, whole genome shotgun sequence genomic region:
- the srek1 gene encoding splicing regulatory glutamine/lysine-rich protein 1 isoform X2, whose product MPGAGLLPAPTSTPLVSITTVDAVASTMGAVVGSVPFTTLGALQAGLDPTLTALGINSQPPTMGNVDPSKIEEIRRTIYVGNLNSQTTTADQLLEFFSQVGEVKFVRMAGDETQPTRFAFVEFAEQSSVLRALAFNGAMFGDRPLKINHSNNAIVKPPEMTPQAAAKELEEVMKRVREAQSFISAVIEPVGEKESDEKNRRSRSYSRSRKKRSRSSSKQRCSRSRSQQRSPSRHKDRCDSKSPHTKRSRSKDRRRSKSCSPSREKKVESDSKVKEENKDGDGDYGKKKEKKSSTPPGRNSSSRRSRSSSKEKYRKKSRSLSRKRSKSPRKRSRSPRRRSRTPKRRSKSPRRRSRSPRRRSRSPRRRSRSPRRRSRSPRRRSRSPRRRSRSPRRRSRSPRRKSRSPRRRVSRSPRRRSRSPRRRSRSPRIRPRTPKRKFSRSPSPRRNKKEKRKDKDRGHSRDRVENRENSSSQSQDKNKRDHSTSKKKKDKEKDGKIKLDKTDIKIEGDCNNEQAYNNDKNKENTETSSEVLVNVKENGDHNIVHQNTEEEKKSENTPLVNAEEENGEKTDTLSTDLNDKQNKSVPSAEVECP is encoded by the exons ATGCCTGGTGCAGGGTTGCTCCCAGCCCCAACATCAACCCCCCTTGTTTCC ATTACTACAGTTGACGCAGTTGCGAGTACAATGGGAGCTGTGGTTGGTTCTGTCCCTTTTACTACACTGGGAGCACTACAAGCTGGACTTGATCCCACTCTTACAGCTTTAGGAATAAACTCTCAACCTCCAACAATGGGAAATGTGGACCCTTCCAAGATTGAAGAAATCAGAAGAACAATTTATGTTGGAAACTTGAACTCACAG ACCACAACAGCAGATCAGCTACTAGAATTTTTCagccaggtgggtgaggtgaagtTTGTACGTATGGCAGGAGATGAGACGCAGCCAACCCGATTTGcctttgttgaatttgctgaGCAGTCTTCTGTACTACGAGCCTTGGCCTTCAATGGAGCCATGTTTGGGGACAGGCCTTTAAA GATCAATCATTCTAATAATGCGATTGTGAAGCCTCCTGAGATGACACCACAGGCTGCTGCCAAAGAGCTTGAAGAAGtgatgaagagagtgagagaagcccAGTCCTTTATATCAGCAGTTATTGAACCAG TTGGGGAAAAGGAAAGTGATGAGAAAAACAGAAGATCCCGATCCTATTCCCGATCGAGAAAGAAAAGATCTCGTTCCAGTTCAAAACAAAG ATGTTCCAGGAGTAGGTCGCAACAGAGATCTCCCTCAAGACACAAAGACAGGTGTGATTCTAAGAGTCCTCATACAAAGCGTTCACGATCAAAAGACAGGCGCCGATCAAAAAGTTGTTCGCCATCAAG GGAAAAGAAAGTGGAAAGTGACAGTAAAGTGAAAGAAGAAAAcaaagatggagatggagattatgggaagaagaaagaaaagaagTCCAGCACTCCGCCAGGAAGAAACAGCTCATCTAGGAGATCCCGGAGTTCAAGCAA AGAAAAATATCGAAAGAAAAGCAGGAGTTTATCAAGAAAAAGATCCAAGTCACCAAGGAAGAGGTCCAGGTCTCCGAGAAGGAGGTCCCGGACACCAAAGAGGAGGTCCAAGTCGCCGAGGAGGAGGTCCAGGTCACCAAGGAGGAGGTCCAGGTCGCCGAGGAGGAGGTCCAGGTCGCCGAGGAGGAGGTCCAGATCACCGAGGAGGAGGTCCAGGTCGCCGAGGAGGAGGTCCAGGTCACCGAGGAGGAGGTCCAGGTCTCCGAGAAGGAAGTCCAGGTCACCGAGGAGGAGGGTTTCCAGATCGCCGAGGAGGAGATCCAGGTCACCAAGGAGGAGGTCCAGGTCACCGAGAATACGGCCAAGGACACCAAAAAGAAAGTTTTCCAGATCTCCATCTCCAAGAAG AAAtaagaaagagaaaagaaaagacAAAGACAGAGGACACAGCAGAGATAGAGTTGAGAACAGAGAAAATTCAAGCAGCCAGAGCCAGGATAAGAACAAACGGGATCATTCTACCTCCAAGAAGAAGAAAGACAAGGAAAAAGATGGCAAAATCAAGCTGGATAAAACAGATATCAAG ATCGAAGGTGACTGCAATAATGAACAAGCGTATAATAATgataaaaataaagaaaacacTGAAACCAGTAGTGAAGTCTTGGTCAATGTTAAAGAAAATGGTGACCATAACATAGTTCACCAAAACACAGAAGAAGAAAAGAAGTCTGAAAATACCCCTTTAGTTAATGCT